Proteins found in one Serinicoccus marinus DSM 15273 genomic segment:
- a CDS encoding ABC transporter substrate-binding protein, giving the protein MRMTRGKAARGPVLVLGALLAVTACTDPTQQGSGDTGGAATEGDDSGAGSEVVIATGGEPDSFNPVLGYARWGDGKVVEGLVRLTAELEQEPLLATDLPEVSADGLTYTFTLREDVTFHDGSELDAQDVVATYETAIDPETASPVAADLTALEAVEAVDETTVRFRLSQPQSSFVAATVLGIVPAESLDPEPAASADVVGTGPYAIETYRPGERVVLAGYDDYWGEQPQVQRATFVFVEDDAARAARVASGEVDGALLPAQALDRVEQDDDFEVVRRDTADFRALVLPEEHPVAGDPAIRAALHQGLDRQALVDGALAGAGRPAYGPIPPEAPEYAGVVEVETDVQAATTTLDEAGWVEQADGTRARDGQRARFTLMYPAGDTLRQNVALAVQAQAAELGIEVEPEGLSWEAIEPRMREDALVYGSGNPYNADLSTYPLFHSSRAFQGFDNPGGYASEAMDAALEDGRSAQAEDERVQAYQRVQEQLAQDLPWVFLAYVEHDYVIRADTWSGWDVPLVEPHEHGLQGGPWWNLPAWTTTDPAG; this is encoded by the coding sequence ATGCGAATGACTCGCGGTAAGGCCGCTCGTGGTCCCGTCCTGGTGCTCGGCGCCCTGCTCGCCGTCACCGCCTGCACCGACCCGACCCAGCAGGGATCGGGTGATACGGGCGGTGCGGCGACCGAGGGCGACGACAGCGGCGCGGGGAGCGAGGTCGTCATCGCGACCGGCGGCGAGCCGGACAGCTTCAACCCCGTCCTCGGGTATGCCCGGTGGGGCGACGGCAAGGTCGTCGAGGGACTGGTGCGCCTGACCGCGGAGCTGGAGCAGGAACCGCTGCTGGCCACCGACCTGCCGGAGGTCTCCGCCGACGGGCTGACGTATACCTTCACGCTGCGCGAGGACGTGACCTTCCACGACGGCAGCGAGCTCGACGCGCAGGACGTCGTCGCGACCTACGAGACCGCGATCGACCCCGAGACCGCGTCGCCGGTAGCTGCCGACCTGACGGCGCTGGAGGCGGTCGAGGCGGTGGACGAGACGACTGTCCGCTTCAGGCTCTCCCAGCCGCAGTCGTCCTTCGTCGCCGCGACCGTGCTGGGCATCGTGCCCGCGGAGTCGCTGGACCCCGAGCCCGCCGCCTCCGCCGACGTCGTCGGCACCGGTCCCTACGCCATCGAGACCTACCGCCCCGGCGAGCGCGTGGTCCTCGCGGGCTACGACGACTACTGGGGCGAGCAGCCGCAGGTGCAGCGCGCGACCTTCGTCTTCGTCGAGGACGACGCCGCCCGGGCCGCCCGGGTCGCCTCCGGCGAGGTCGACGGCGCGCTGCTCCCGGCCCAGGCGCTGGACCGGGTCGAGCAGGACGACGACTTCGAGGTCGTCCGACGCGACACCGCCGACTTCCGGGCGCTCGTCCTGCCCGAGGAGCACCCGGTCGCCGGCGACCCGGCGATCCGCGCGGCGCTGCACCAGGGGCTGGACCGGCAGGCGCTCGTCGACGGCGCTCTCGCCGGGGCCGGTCGCCCCGCCTACGGGCCCATCCCCCCCGAGGCGCCGGAGTACGCCGGCGTCGTGGAGGTCGAGACCGACGTCCAGGCCGCCACGACGACGTTGGACGAGGCCGGCTGGGTCGAGCAGGCCGACGGCACCCGCGCCCGCGACGGTCAGCGCGCCCGCTTCACGCTGATGTATCCCGCGGGCGACACGCTGCGGCAGAACGTCGCCCTGGCGGTCCAGGCGCAGGCGGCCGAGCTCGGCATCGAGGTCGAGCCGGAGGGTCTGAGCTGGGAGGCGATCGAGCCCCGCATGCGCGAGGACGCCCTCGTCTACGGCAGCGGCAACCCCTACAACGCCGACCTGTCGACCTACCCCCTCTTCCACTCCTCACGCGCCTTCCAGGGCTTCGACAACCCCGGCGGGTATGCCTCGGAGGCCATGGACGCGGCGCTGGAGGACGGGCGCTCGGCGCAGGCCGAGGACGAGCGGGTGCAGGCATACCAACGGGTGCAGGAGCAGCTCGCGCAGGACCTGCCGTGGGTCTTCCTCGCCTACGTCGAGCACGACTACGTGATCCGCGCCGACACCTGGAGCGGCTGGGACGTGCCGCTGGTCGAGCCGCACGAGCACGGGCTCCAGGGCGGGCCCTGGTGGAACCTCCCGGCATGGACCACGACCGACCCCGCGGGCTGA
- a CDS encoding ABC transporter permease: MDHDRPRGLTRPRPGAGTRGGGTGALVARRLLLLPVLAGVVTLVMFALAQRSPFDPVIAALGERALTLDGPTLEAMRARMEDTSAVQQWLTWWGNALTGDLGYSSSQRAPVSTVVGQRLPWTLGLVAASLVVSIPVGVALGGWAGTHPGSVLDRLVGPGMLAVQASPPFWIGLIAVWVLAVALGWLPTGGATSPQASGVEPGDVLRHAVLPVLVLALAHLPWFVLVVRDASRDALVGAPVRAAWARGIPRGRLLRSHAVRPALLPLVTVLGVRVPELITGAVLVETVFSWPGIASATVDAALRLDFALLAALTVLTTVLVVLGNLAADLAYRWVDPRVGQRDG, encoded by the coding sequence ATGGACCACGACCGACCCCGCGGGCTGACCCGGCCGCGCCCCGGAGCGGGCACCAGAGGCGGCGGGACCGGCGCCCTCGTGGCCCGCCGGCTCCTGCTGCTGCCGGTGCTCGCGGGGGTGGTCACGCTGGTGATGTTCGCGCTGGCGCAGCGCTCGCCCTTCGACCCGGTCATCGCCGCCCTCGGCGAGCGGGCGCTCACCCTGGACGGGCCCACGCTGGAGGCGATGCGCGCCCGCATGGAGGACACCTCGGCGGTGCAGCAGTGGCTCACCTGGTGGGGCAACGCGCTGACCGGAGATCTCGGCTACTCCAGCAGCCAGCGCGCCCCGGTGAGCACGGTCGTCGGGCAGCGGCTGCCGTGGACGCTCGGCCTGGTCGCCGCGTCGCTGGTCGTCTCGATCCCGGTCGGGGTGGCGCTCGGCGGCTGGGCGGGCACGCACCCCGGGTCGGTCCTGGACCGGCTCGTGGGCCCCGGGATGCTGGCCGTGCAGGCCTCGCCACCCTTCTGGATCGGGCTGATCGCGGTCTGGGTCCTCGCCGTGGCCCTCGGCTGGCTGCCGACCGGGGGAGCGACGTCACCCCAGGCCAGCGGGGTCGAGCCGGGCGACGTCCTGCGGCACGCCGTGTTGCCCGTGCTCGTGCTGGCCCTCGCGCACCTGCCGTGGTTCGTCCTCGTCGTGCGTGACGCCTCCCGGGACGCGCTCGTCGGGGCGCCGGTCCGCGCGGCCTGGGCCCGCGGCATACCCCGGGGCCGGCTGCTGCGCTCGCACGCGGTGCGCCCGGCGCTGCTCCCGCTGGTCACGGTGCTCGGCGTGCGCGTGCCCGAGCTCATCACGGGGGCGGTGCTCGTCGAGACCGTCTTCTCCTGGCCCGGGATCGCGAGCGCGACGGTGGACGCGGCACTGCGGCTCGACTTCGCGCTGCTCGCTGCGCTCACCGTGCTCACGACGGTGCTGGTGGTGCTCGGCAACCTGGCGGCCGACCTCGCCTACCGCTGGGTCGACCCGAGGGTGGG
- a CDS encoding C40 family peptidase, producing the protein MNADRTVTVDRPAEAVAAPEDVDLASFGVGGFSAYTPVVEEEPAPVEQTEQAAPATEQAAPATEQAAPVTEQASEQVAAREETTASRDNERQAQPEPVVEAEPAVQAEPEPEPAAPAPTGGILDIAAAYTGYPYAHGGSSPATGFDCSGYTSWVFGQAGISLPRTAAAQQSYATPVSSPQPGDLVFFGYPAYHVGIYAGNGMMYDSGRPGIPTQYRAVFGGVSGYGRVG; encoded by the coding sequence GTGAACGCCGACCGCACCGTGACCGTGGACCGCCCGGCCGAGGCCGTGGCCGCGCCCGAGGACGTCGACCTGGCCTCCTTCGGCGTCGGCGGCTTCTCCGCCTACACCCCGGTCGTCGAGGAGGAGCCCGCCCCGGTCGAGCAGACCGAGCAGGCTGCCCCGGCCACCGAGCAGGCTGCCCCGGCCACCGAGCAGGCTGCTCCGGTCACCGAGCAGGCGAGCGAGCAGGTCGCCGCCCGCGAGGAGACCACCGCCAGCCGCGACAACGAGCGTCAGGCCCAGCCCGAGCCCGTCGTCGAGGCCGAGCCGGCCGTCCAGGCCGAGCCCGAGCCGGAGCCCGCCGCTCCGGCCCCCACCGGTGGCATCCTGGACATCGCGGCCGCCTACACCGGCTACCCCTACGCCCACGGCGGCTCCAGCCCCGCCACCGGCTTCGACTGCTCCGGCTACACCTCCTGGGTCTTCGGCCAGGCCGGCATCTCGCTGCCGCGCACCGCTGCGGCCCAGCAGTCCTACGCCACCCCGGTCAGCAGCCCCCAGCCCGGCGACCTGGTGTTCTTCGGCTACCCGGCCTACCACGTCGGCATCTACGCCGGTAACGGCATGATGTACGACTCGGGCCGCCCCGGCATCCCGACCCAGTACCGCGCCGTCTTCGGTGGCGTCTCCGGCTACGGTCGGGTCGGCTGA
- the trxA gene encoding thioredoxin codes for MSTVDLTADTFEQTVTGNDIVLVDWWAEWCGPCKMFAPNYEKASEKYDDVVFGKVDTEDQQALAQGAGISSIPTIMAFKEGVLVFRQSGALPARDLESVVDQVRALDMDEVRAKLAEAEAQEAQPASQS; via the coding sequence ATGAGCACCGTAGACCTGACCGCCGACACCTTCGAGCAGACCGTCACCGGCAACGACATCGTGCTGGTCGACTGGTGGGCCGAGTGGTGCGGTCCGTGCAAGATGTTCGCGCCCAACTACGAGAAGGCCTCGGAGAAGTACGACGACGTCGTCTTCGGCAAGGTCGACACCGAGGACCAGCAGGCGCTGGCCCAGGGAGCCGGGATTTCCTCGATCCCGACGATCATGGCCTTCAAGGAGGGCGTCCTCGTCTTCCGCCAGTCCGGCGCCCTGCCGGCACGCGACCTCGAGTCCGTCGTGGACCAGGTCCGCGCCCTCGACATGGACGAGGTCCGCGCCAAGCTGGCCGAGGCCGAGGCGCAGGAGGCGCAGCCCGCCTCGCAGTCCTGA